In Stenotrophomonas sp. ESTM1D_MKCIP4_1, a single genomic region encodes these proteins:
- a CDS encoding quinone-dependent dihydroorotate dehydrogenase, whose translation MYSLARPFLFSLDAERAHGLGLSALDLAYRTGTTPLLAARIAPMPSTVFGLTFPNPVGLAAGLDKNGEHIDALFALGFGFVEIGTITPRAQEGNPKPRLFRLPAHQAIINRMGFNNAGVDALVRNVERARNRRGLLGINIGKNKDTPNEQAVDDYITCLDKVYPLADYITVNISSPNTAGLRELQEETALRQLVSQLRDRQEALAAQHGRRVPMLVKVAPDLSERDIDAAARVLGELQVDGVIATNTTVDRSGIAGDPLANEAGGLSGAPVLHQSTLVLRRLRARLPESVPLVGVGGILSGADAVAKMAAGAALVQCYSGLIYRGPSLVAECVEAIRRRREAPSRGAVAPL comes from the coding sequence ATGTATTCGCTTGCCCGCCCCTTCCTGTTCTCGCTCGACGCCGAGCGCGCCCACGGCCTCGGCCTGTCCGCACTGGACCTGGCCTACCGCACCGGCACCACGCCGCTGCTGGCCGCACGCATCGCGCCGATGCCGAGCACCGTGTTCGGGCTGACCTTCCCCAATCCGGTCGGCCTGGCCGCTGGCCTGGACAAGAACGGCGAGCACATCGATGCCTTGTTCGCGCTGGGTTTCGGCTTCGTCGAGATCGGCACCATCACCCCGCGCGCGCAGGAGGGCAATCCGAAGCCGCGCCTGTTCCGGCTGCCGGCGCACCAGGCCATCATCAACCGCATGGGCTTCAACAATGCCGGTGTCGATGCGCTGGTACGCAACGTCGAACGCGCGCGCAACCGCCGCGGCCTGCTGGGCATCAACATCGGCAAGAACAAGGACACCCCCAACGAACAGGCGGTCGATGACTACATCACCTGCCTGGACAAGGTGTATCCGCTGGCCGACTACATCACCGTCAACATTTCCTCGCCCAACACCGCCGGCCTGCGCGAGCTGCAGGAAGAGACCGCGCTGCGCCAGCTGGTCAGCCAGCTGCGCGACCGCCAGGAAGCACTGGCCGCACAGCACGGGCGCCGCGTACCGATGCTGGTGAAGGTCGCGCCGGACCTGAGTGAGCGCGACATCGACGCTGCCGCCCGCGTGCTGGGCGAACTGCAGGTGGACGGGGTGATCGCCACCAACACCACGGTCGATCGCAGCGGCATTGCCGGCGACCCGCTTGCCAACGAAGCAGGTGGCCTGTCCGGTGCACCAGTGCTGCACCAGTCGACCCTGGTGCTGCGCCGCCTGCGCGCTCGCCTGCCCGAATCGGTACCGCTGGTGGGCGTGGGCGGCATTCTGTCCGGCGCCGACGCCGTGGCCAAGATGGCCGCCGGCGCTGCCCTGGTGCAGTGCTACAGCGGCCTGATCTACCGGGGCCCGTCGCTGGTGGCCGAATGCGTGGAAGCGATCCGTCGCCGCCGCGAAGCCCCCAGCCGTGGCGCGGTGGCACCGCTGTGA
- a CDS encoding class I SAM-dependent methyltransferase: MSASDSTERFSSRVADYVRYRPDYPAALMDWLHGPMAVPVPALVADIGAGTGISSRAFLAAGHPLVAVEPNAAMRAAAEHWLAPQYPLFRAVDGRAEATGLAAASVDLVSAAQAFHWFDTVAVRAEWQRILRPGGMALVYWNSRLLDASPFLVGYEQLLLDYGTDYTAVAERYQDDATMQAWFGAGLRGMIELPNVQLLDFDALRGRLLSSSYAPQSGHARHAPMLAALQDLFNTHAVDGQVAFEYRTRAFLGTLD; this comes from the coding sequence ATGAGCGCGTCGGACAGCACTGAACGCTTCAGCAGCCGGGTCGCCGACTATGTGCGCTACCGCCCGGACTACCCCGCTGCGCTGATGGACTGGCTGCACGGCCCGATGGCCGTGCCCGTCCCGGCGTTGGTTGCCGACATCGGCGCGGGCACCGGTATTTCCAGTCGTGCATTCCTGGCCGCCGGCCACCCGTTGGTGGCAGTGGAACCCAATGCAGCGATGCGCGCGGCCGCCGAGCACTGGCTGGCCCCGCAGTATCCGTTGTTCCGCGCCGTGGACGGCCGCGCCGAGGCGACCGGACTGGCCGCTGCCAGCGTCGATCTGGTCAGCGCCGCGCAGGCCTTCCACTGGTTCGACACCGTGGCGGTGCGTGCCGAATGGCAGCGCATCCTGCGCCCGGGCGGGATGGCCCTGGTCTACTGGAACTCGCGACTGCTTGATGCCAGCCCGTTCCTGGTTGGTTACGAACAACTGCTGCTGGACTACGGCACCGACTACACCGCCGTGGCCGAGCGCTACCAGGACGATGCCACCATGCAGGCATGGTTCGGCGCCGGCCTGCGCGGCATGATCGAACTGCCCAACGTGCAGCTGCTGGACTTCGACGCCCTGCGCGGGCGCCTGCTCTCTTCTTCCTACGCACCGCAGTCCGGGCACGCGCGCCACGCGCCGATGCTGGCGGCGTTGCAGGACCTGTTCAACACCCACGCGGTGGATGGCCAGGTCGCCTTTGAATATCGAACCCGAGCCTTCCTCGGCACGCTGGATTGA
- a CDS encoding DUF4190 domain-containing protein: MSVAPRQTSALAVLSLVLGIASWTVLPFVASIVAIITGHMARKEIRLRPAELEGDGLALTGLILGWVNVIMLGLGLLAIVLFFGGLAWLATLSN; the protein is encoded by the coding sequence ATGAGCGTGGCACCCCGACAGACAAGTGCCCTGGCCGTCCTCAGCCTCGTGCTGGGCATCGCCAGCTGGACCGTACTGCCCTTCGTCGCCAGCATCGTCGCCATCATCACCGGGCACATGGCGCGCAAGGAGATCCGCCTCCGCCCCGCCGAGCTTGAAGGCGACGGGTTGGCGCTCACCGGTCTGATCCTGGGCTGGGTGAACGTCATCATGCTGGGCCTGGGCCTGCTGGCCATCGTCCTGTTCTTCGGCGGCCTGGCTTGGCTGGCCACCCTGTCGAACTGA
- a CDS encoding SDR family oxidoreductase: MANSTTMPVGQSPCGDLTQGRIPAGAPTLDFSGRRVLIAGGSKGIGRELALAFAGAGARVSACARGLPGLQRLQADAEAQGTPLHVFTADLADIDQISLWLQASADALGGIDVLVNNATGYGMADDEDGWAASLQIDLMAAVRASRLALPWLRASDDACILNLSSIAAQQPRPGGAPYAAAKAALSHYTTSQALALAADRIRVNAIAPGSIAFADGLWDRRRVDDPDLYHATLARIPFGRFGHPREIADAALFLCSPLARWITGHVLNVDGGQVLMG; encoded by the coding sequence ATGGCCAACAGCACGACCATGCCTGTGGGTCAGAGCCCCTGCGGGGATCTGACCCAGGGTCGGATCCCCGCAGGGGCTCCGACCCTGGACTTCAGCGGCCGCCGCGTGCTCATCGCTGGCGGCAGCAAGGGCATCGGCCGTGAACTCGCGCTGGCGTTTGCCGGCGCCGGTGCCCGGGTATCGGCCTGCGCCCGTGGCCTGCCCGGCCTGCAGCGCCTGCAGGCCGACGCAGAAGCGCAGGGCACGCCGCTGCATGTGTTTACCGCCGATCTGGCGGATATCGATCAGATCAGCCTTTGGCTGCAGGCATCTGCCGATGCGCTCGGCGGCATCGACGTACTGGTCAACAATGCCACCGGCTACGGCATGGCCGATGATGAGGACGGCTGGGCGGCAAGCCTGCAGATCGACCTGATGGCTGCCGTACGCGCCTCCCGCCTGGCCCTTCCCTGGCTGCGCGCATCCGACGACGCCTGCATCCTCAACCTGTCCTCGATCGCCGCCCAGCAGCCGCGTCCGGGAGGCGCCCCGTATGCGGCGGCCAAGGCCGCGCTCTCGCACTACACCACCTCGCAGGCGCTGGCACTTGCCGCGGATCGCATCCGGGTCAACGCCATCGCGCCGGGCTCCATCGCATTTGCCGACGGCCTGTGGGACCGTCGCCGCGTCGACGACCCTGACCTGTATCACGCCACGCTGGCGCGGATTCCGTTCGGCCGCTTTGGCCACCCCCGCGAGATCGCCGACGCCGCCCTGTTCCTGTGTTCACCGCTGGCGCGCTGGATCACCGGCCACGTCCTCAACGTGGATGGTGGCCAGGTACTGATGGGCTGA
- a CDS encoding aldehyde dehydrogenase family protein, with protein MSSELLKSLGLDAVNAGTYLGNGEWSSATGGELITPVNPTTGEPIAQVRATTEAEYETVIARAQEAFKTWRTTPAPRRGEAVRLCGEALRKHKDALGSLVALEMGKSKPEGDGEVQEMIDIADFAVGQSRMLYGYTMHSERPGHRMYEQYHPLGLVGIISAFNFPVAVWSWNAFLAAICGDICIWKPSNKTPLTAIASMRICNEALREAGFPDIFFLVNDAGTALSEKLVDDRRVPLISFTGSTQVGRTVNEKVARRLGRCLLELGGNNAIILDETADLKLAVPGIVFGAVGTAGQRCTTTRRLIVHRSIYADVLATLVKAYKQVEGKIGDPTDAANLMGPLNSDGAVQQFLDAIAQAKAAGGTIETGGTRIDRAGNFVLPAIVSGLKNSDAVVQHETFAPILYVMPYDSIDEAFDMQNGVPQGLSSSIFTQNLKTAEKFLSAAGSDCGIANINIGTSGAEIGGAFGGEKDTGGGRESGSDAWKVYMRRQTNTINYSDSLPLAQGIKFDL; from the coding sequence ATGTCTTCCGAGCTGCTCAAGTCCCTTGGTCTGGACGCGGTCAACGCTGGCACCTACCTGGGCAACGGGGAATGGTCGAGCGCCACCGGTGGTGAGCTGATCACCCCGGTCAACCCGACCACCGGCGAGCCGATCGCGCAGGTCCGTGCCACCACCGAGGCCGAGTACGAGACCGTCATCGCCCGTGCGCAGGAAGCCTTCAAGACCTGGCGTACCACCCCGGCCCCGCGTCGCGGCGAAGCCGTTCGCCTGTGCGGCGAAGCGCTGCGCAAGCACAAGGACGCGCTGGGTTCGCTGGTCGCCCTGGAAATGGGCAAGAGCAAGCCCGAGGGCGACGGCGAAGTGCAGGAGATGATCGACATCGCCGATTTCGCCGTGGGCCAGAGCCGCATGCTCTACGGCTATACCATGCATTCCGAGCGCCCCGGCCACCGCATGTACGAGCAGTACCACCCGCTGGGCCTGGTCGGCATCATCTCGGCCTTCAACTTCCCGGTCGCGGTGTGGAGCTGGAATGCGTTCCTGGCCGCCATCTGCGGTGACATCTGCATCTGGAAGCCGTCCAACAAGACCCCGCTGACCGCCATCGCCTCCATGCGCATCTGCAACGAAGCGCTGCGCGAAGCCGGCTTCCCGGACATCTTCTTCCTGGTCAACGACGCCGGCACCGCCCTGTCGGAAAAGCTGGTGGACGACCGCCGCGTACCGCTGATCAGCTTCACCGGCTCGACCCAGGTCGGCCGTACGGTCAACGAAAAGGTTGCCCGTCGCCTCGGCCGCTGCCTGCTGGAACTGGGCGGCAACAACGCCATCATCCTGGACGAGACGGCTGACCTGAAGCTGGCCGTGCCAGGCATCGTGTTCGGTGCCGTCGGTACCGCCGGCCAGCGCTGCACCACCACCCGCCGCCTGATCGTGCACCGCTCGATCTACGCCGACGTGCTGGCCACGCTGGTCAAGGCCTACAAGCAGGTGGAAGGCAAGATCGGCGACCCGACCGATGCCGCCAACCTGATGGGCCCGCTGAACAGCGACGGCGCCGTGCAGCAGTTCCTCGATGCCATCGCCCAGGCCAAAGCGGCCGGCGGCACCATCGAAACCGGTGGCACCCGCATCGATCGCGCCGGCAACTTCGTGCTGCCGGCCATTGTCTCCGGCCTGAAGAACAGCGACGCGGTGGTCCAGCACGAGACCTTCGCACCGATCCTGTACGTCATGCCGTACGACAGCATCGATGAAGCCTTCGACATGCAGAACGGCGTGCCGCAGGGCCTGTCGTCCTCGATCTTCACCCAGAACCTGAAGACCGCCGAGAAGTTCCTCTCGGCCGCCGGCAGCGACTGCGGCATCGCCAACATCAACATCGGCACGTCCGGTGCGGAGATCGGCGGCGCCTTCGGTGGCGAAAAGGACACCGGCGGTGGACGCGAGTCGGGCTCGGATGCGTGGAAGGTCTACATGCGCCGCCAGACCAACACCATCAACTACTCCGATTCGCTGCCGCTGGCCCAGGGCATCAAGTTCGACCTGTAA
- a CDS encoding undecaprenyl-phosphate glucose phosphotransferase, giving the protein MLHGSVEDLSSHPSRARRRVEARAALELALRLGDLAAVPLTAVLSHMVFYGSAAPDPSQRIVFGALLLSAMVCFMIAPVYRNWRARGLITDLWVLFLAWSASFALFSVYAVLVDMAGSVPTRWLLGWFGAGLTLMIGTRVALRVQLHRLRSRGLDRERVLLVGLRSSGLKLHRLLRGKPELGKEVVGYFSAKGDVATRRGGDAPRCLGALADLPRYMDQHRGEFDQLWVSMTPGDAGDMKAMLKQIERFPVPVRLIPDTTGWGTLNPGVHQVGNVPMIGVRQGLADHNFRLAKRVEDIIVAGLAVIALAPVFAVLAIGVKLSSPGPVLFRQRRHGLGGKEFSMLKFRSMRVHAEGSSDKITQATRNDPRVTRFGAFLRRSSLDELPQFFNVLGGSMSVVGPRPHAVQHNNHYERLIDRYMHRHYVKPGITGWAQVHGLRGETPELRSMKKRVQYDIDYIRRWSPTLDVRIIVMTAFKVLGQKSAY; this is encoded by the coding sequence GTGCTACATGGATCCGTAGAAGATCTTTCCAGCCACCCGAGCCGGGCCCGTCGCCGCGTAGAGGCCCGGGCTGCACTTGAACTGGCACTGCGCCTGGGCGATCTCGCGGCCGTTCCGCTCACCGCTGTGCTGTCCCACATGGTGTTCTATGGTTCGGCCGCACCGGACCCGTCGCAGCGCATCGTGTTCGGTGCCCTGCTGCTGAGCGCGATGGTGTGCTTCATGATCGCGCCGGTGTACCGCAACTGGCGCGCGCGCGGCCTGATCACCGACCTCTGGGTCCTGTTCCTGGCGTGGTCCGCTTCGTTCGCGTTGTTCTCGGTCTACGCCGTGCTGGTCGACATGGCCGGTTCGGTGCCGACGCGCTGGCTGCTCGGCTGGTTTGGCGCGGGCCTGACGCTGATGATCGGCACGCGGGTGGCGTTGCGCGTGCAGCTGCATCGCCTGCGCTCGCGCGGCCTGGACCGTGAGCGCGTGCTGCTGGTGGGCCTGCGCTCGTCGGGACTGAAGCTGCACCGCCTGCTGCGCGGCAAGCCCGAGCTGGGCAAGGAAGTGGTGGGTTACTTCTCCGCCAAGGGGGATGTGGCGACCCGCCGTGGTGGCGATGCGCCGCGCTGCCTGGGCGCACTGGCCGATCTGCCCCGTTACATGGACCAGCACCGCGGTGAGTTCGACCAGCTGTGGGTGTCGATGACTCCCGGCGACGCGGGCGACATGAAGGCCATGCTGAAGCAGATCGAGCGCTTCCCGGTGCCGGTGCGGCTGATTCCGGATACCACCGGCTGGGGCACGCTGAATCCGGGTGTGCATCAGGTCGGCAACGTGCCGATGATTGGTGTGCGCCAGGGCCTGGCCGACCACAATTTCCGGCTGGCCAAGCGTGTGGAGGACATCATCGTGGCCGGCCTGGCGGTGATCGCGCTGGCCCCCGTGTTCGCCGTGCTGGCCATTGGCGTGAAGTTGAGCTCGCCCGGTCCGGTGCTGTTCCGCCAGCGCCGTCATGGCCTGGGCGGCAAGGAATTCTCGATGCTGAAGTTCCGCTCCATGCGGGTGCACGCGGAAGGTTCGTCGGACAAGATCACCCAGGCCACGCGCAACGATCCACGTGTGACCCGCTTTGGTGCGTTCCTGCGCCGCAGCAGCCTGGACGAGCTGCCGCAGTTCTTCAACGTGCTGGGGGGCAGCATGTCGGTGGTCGGGCCGCGGCCGCACGCCGTGCAGCACAACAACCACTACGAGCGCCTGATCGACCGCTACATGCACCGTCACTATGTGAAGCCGGGCATCACCGGCTGGGCGCAGGTGCACGGGTTGCGCGGTGAAACGCCGGAGCTGCGCTCGATGAAGAAGCGCGTGCAGTACGATATCGACTACATCCGCCGCTGGAGCCCGACCCTGGATGTGCGCATCATCGTGATGACGGCATTCAAGGTGCTGGGCCAGAAGTCGGCATACTAG
- a CDS encoding low molecular weight protein-tyrosine-phosphatase produces the protein MFKNILVVCVGNICRSPSAEVMLREAVQGKGITVSSAGLGALVNHGVDATAQALLTEHGLDGSSHRARQIDRSILGAADLVLVMERKHVHRIIEIAPEASGKTFLLGKWQADREIPDPYRQQRAAFEHVYTLMDESVKSWVRYL, from the coding sequence GTGTTCAAGAATATTCTGGTTGTGTGTGTCGGCAACATCTGCCGCAGCCCATCGGCTGAGGTGATGTTGCGTGAAGCAGTGCAGGGCAAGGGCATCACGGTGTCCTCGGCCGGCCTGGGGGCTCTGGTCAACCACGGCGTGGATGCTACGGCGCAGGCGCTGTTGACCGAGCATGGCCTGGATGGCAGCAGCCATCGCGCGCGGCAGATCGACCGCAGCATCCTGGGCGCTGCGGATCTGGTGCTGGTGATGGAGCGCAAGCACGTTCACCGCATCATCGAGATCGCGCCGGAGGCATCGGGCAAGACCTTCCTGCTGGGCAAGTGGCAGGCTGATCGCGAGATTCCCGATCCGTACCGGCAGCAGCGCGCGGCCTTCGAGCACGTCTACACGCTGATGGATGAAAGCGTGAAGAGCTGGGTGCGCTACCTCTGA
- a CDS encoding YjbH domain-containing protein produces the protein MTQPCPRARLARPARFALSALALSLSCALHAQEAPPPTANEWGGIGLLQTPTARMADDGDLSFTASYNSPYARYNLTLQPFPWLEASFRYINVNNLYYGRSYAGNQHYKDKSIDFKLRLWEESRLLPEVAFGVRDLGGTGFFSSEYLVVNKNFGPFDASVGLATGYIGNRGDFSNPLGLIDDRFKGRRSVGSSDITQAGKFGLSNMFKGPVGIFGGITYQTPMDELLLKVEYDGNDYRREPRNNNLRQRTPINVGLVYVPSRNVELTAAWERGDAAMFSLTLRGNPGNTPAAPKPFDPPPQRLLPETAVAEQRAVAASSDASADAPAIGPDWAAVSAELQRNAGFRVERISRRGDELYVDGYQMRYLHAAKGLGRATRILANATGDDYDWFTLRTTRVGMPIADLSINREAFAGYLDGTVSEDVLRRSTELQAPDARARETLYTPKRSPFGGGFNVGYRQNLGGPDGFILYQVAANYSGSLFLRDNIWLTGTVSADVTNNYHKFKYNAPSRLPRVRTDIRQYLTTSDVMLPNLQANIAGRLAPDLYGIAYAGYLEWMYAGVGGELLYRPSGERWAVGANLNRVQQRDYDQHFGLRDYRITTGHATFFYAFDARERIIGSLSVGQYLAGDKGATLDLARVFDNGVTMGAYATKTNVSARDFGEGSFDKGIYFSIPLDGFLPRSTRGRAAFNWNPLIRDGGAMLGRKYGLYGMTGDRDERFFYDNLRTVGE, from the coding sequence ATGACCCAGCCCTGCCCGCGTGCGCGCCTGGCGCGCCCCGCCCGTTTCGCGCTGAGCGCGCTCGCCCTGTCGCTGTCCTGCGCGTTGCATGCGCAGGAAGCGCCGCCTCCCACCGCCAACGAATGGGGTGGCATCGGCCTGCTGCAGACACCGACCGCGCGCATGGCCGATGACGGCGACCTCAGCTTCACCGCGTCCTACAACTCGCCTTACGCACGCTACAACCTCACCCTGCAGCCGTTCCCATGGCTGGAAGCGTCCTTCCGTTACATCAACGTCAACAACCTCTATTACGGGCGAAGCTACGCCGGCAACCAGCACTACAAGGACAAGTCGATCGACTTCAAACTGCGCCTGTGGGAAGAGTCGCGCCTGTTGCCGGAAGTGGCCTTCGGTGTGCGCGATCTCGGCGGCACCGGGTTCTTCTCCAGCGAGTATCTGGTCGTCAACAAGAATTTTGGCCCGTTTGACGCGTCGGTCGGCCTGGCCACGGGCTACATCGGCAACCGTGGCGACTTCTCCAATCCACTGGGCCTGATCGATGACCGCTTCAAGGGTCGCCGGTCGGTAGGCAGCAGCGATATCACGCAGGCCGGCAAGTTCGGCCTCAGCAACATGTTCAAGGGCCCGGTCGGCATCTTCGGCGGCATCACCTACCAGACGCCGATGGACGAGCTGCTGCTCAAGGTGGAGTACGACGGCAACGACTACCGCCGCGAGCCCCGCAACAACAACCTGCGGCAGCGCACCCCCATCAACGTGGGCCTGGTCTATGTCCCGAGCCGCAATGTCGAGCTGACCGCCGCCTGGGAACGAGGCGATGCAGCCATGTTCTCGCTCACCCTCCGTGGCAACCCGGGCAACACGCCAGCCGCACCCAAGCCGTTCGATCCGCCGCCGCAGCGCCTGCTGCCCGAAACTGCGGTTGCCGAACAGCGCGCGGTCGCGGCCAGCAGCGATGCTTCCGCCGATGCACCGGCCATCGGCCCCGACTGGGCGGCCGTCAGCGCCGAGCTGCAGCGCAACGCCGGCTTCCGGGTCGAACGCATCTCCCGCCGCGGTGACGAGCTGTACGTGGACGGCTACCAGATGCGCTACCTGCATGCCGCCAAGGGTCTGGGTCGTGCCACGCGCATCCTTGCCAATGCGACCGGCGATGACTACGACTGGTTCACCCTGCGCACCACCCGCGTGGGCATGCCCATCGCCGACCTGTCGATCAACCGCGAAGCATTCGCCGGCTACCTGGACGGGACGGTCAGCGAAGATGTACTGCGGCGAAGCACGGAACTGCAGGCGCCCGACGCACGTGCGCGCGAAACCCTCTACACGCCCAAGCGCAGCCCGTTCGGCGGCGGCTTCAACGTCGGCTACCGGCAGAATCTGGGCGGCCCCGATGGCTTCATCCTGTACCAGGTCGCGGCCAACTATTCGGGCAGCCTGTTCCTGCGCGACAACATCTGGCTGACCGGCACGGTCAGTGCCGATGTCACCAACAACTACCACAAGTTCAAGTACAACGCCCCCAGCCGCCTGCCGCGCGTGCGCACGGACATCCGCCAGTACCTGACCACGTCCGACGTCATGCTGCCCAACCTGCAGGCCAACATCGCCGGGCGGTTGGCACCGGACCTGTACGGCATCGCCTACGCGGGCTATCTGGAATGGATGTACGCCGGCGTCGGTGGTGAGCTGCTGTATCGCCCCAGTGGCGAGCGCTGGGCCGTCGGTGCCAATCTCAACCGGGTGCAGCAGCGCGACTACGACCAGCACTTCGGCCTGCGCGACTACCGCATCACCACCGGCCACGCTACGTTCTTCTACGCGTTCGACGCCCGCGAGCGCATCATCGGCTCGCTGTCGGTCGGCCAGTACCTGGCGGGTGACAAGGGCGCCACCTTGGACCTGGCCCGCGTGTTCGACAACGGCGTGACGATGGGCGCCTACGCCACCAAGACCAATGTGTCGGCGCGCGATTTCGGTGAAGGCAGTTTCGACAAGGGCATCTATTTCAGCATTCCGCTGGATGGCTTCCTGCCGCGCTCCACGCGCGGTCGTGCGGCGTTCAACTGGAACCCGCTGATCCGCGACGGCGGCGCGATGCTTGGACGCAAGTACGGCCTGTACGGCATGACCGGCGACCGCGACGAGCGCTTCTTCTACGACAACCTGCGCACGGTCGGTGAATGA
- a CDS encoding capsule biosynthesis GfcC family protein, translating to MTYRFSGLVMIAALCAASTAQATEVRIEGAAEAQGVHTMPATARLADALLKARPRADAYLLATRFERPQAMDAQVRLRAGLLYGASQLTGSSDADVSTLARTLHDWLDTHPATGRMPITGPARLIQAQPAHNPVLANGDTLRFPLQPRTITVMGAVGQACVLPHVPQRDARDYLRDCRPSRLADRNDIYVIQPDGQVQQLGIALWNRADPQAIAAGGTLFVPLRAPLIKRIDPLFNSDFAAFIATQPVSP from the coding sequence ATGACGTATCGATTTTCCGGCTTGGTGATGATCGCCGCCTTGTGCGCGGCCAGCACGGCGCAGGCCACCGAGGTGCGCATCGAGGGCGCGGCTGAAGCGCAGGGCGTGCATACGATGCCCGCCACCGCACGCCTCGCCGACGCCCTGCTGAAGGCCCGCCCACGCGCAGACGCCTATCTGCTGGCGACCCGCTTCGAGCGCCCACAGGCCATGGACGCACAGGTGCGCCTTCGCGCCGGCCTGCTGTATGGCGCCAGCCAGCTGACCGGTTCCAGCGATGCGGACGTGTCGACCCTGGCCCGGACGCTGCACGATTGGCTGGACACGCACCCGGCAACCGGGCGGATGCCCATCACCGGCCCCGCGCGACTGATCCAGGCGCAGCCCGCGCACAATCCGGTGCTCGCCAACGGCGATACGCTGCGCTTCCCGCTGCAGCCGCGCACGATCACCGTCATGGGCGCGGTCGGGCAGGCCTGCGTCCTGCCGCACGTACCGCAGCGGGACGCACGCGACTACCTGCGTGACTGCCGCCCCAGCCGCCTTGCCGACCGCAACGACATCTATGTGATCCAGCCCGACGGGCAGGTCCAGCAACTGGGCATAGCGCTGTGGAACCGCGCCGACCCGCAGGCCATCGCGGCCGGCGGAACGCTGTTCGTTCCCCTGCGTGCCCCGCTCATCAAACGCATCGACCCGCTGTTCAACAGCGATTTCGCCGCGTTCATCGCCACCCAGCCTGTCAGCCCGTGA
- a CDS encoding YjbF family lipoprotein, with protein MDAARHRPAYRALGLLAVAASLLVTGCTVGSRSTAETFRLITHRPAQATAEGVASVRFPQLQVETPDIVAVAVLGYIDDGRQQWYAGSHAVFEMDRHGLLLGGSGLGQQWRARIKGPSPFDDLRAVTTPVTVQRRYDWVPAYQVGVAVTGTLRKGALEQVDILGTRRTLQRFDEQLQGGGMHGRNVYWADPATGFIWKSRQHLAPDRVAELTQLKPYRPAKD; from the coding sequence ATGGACGCGGCCCGCCACCGGCCGGCATACCGCGCGCTCGGCTTGCTGGCCGTCGCCGCCAGCCTGTTGGTCACCGGCTGCACCGTGGGCAGCCGGTCCACTGCGGAAACGTTCCGGCTGATCACCCATCGCCCGGCGCAGGCCACCGCCGAGGGCGTGGCCAGCGTCCGCTTCCCGCAGTTGCAGGTGGAAACGCCGGACATCGTAGCGGTGGCCGTGCTCGGCTACATCGATGACGGCCGCCAGCAGTGGTACGCCGGCTCGCATGCGGTGTTCGAGATGGATCGCCACGGCCTGCTGCTGGGAGGCAGCGGACTGGGGCAGCAATGGCGCGCCCGCATCAAGGGGCCTTCGCCGTTTGACGACCTGCGCGCCGTGACCACCCCGGTCACCGTGCAGCGCCGTTACGACTGGGTGCCGGCCTACCAGGTCGGCGTGGCCGTGACCGGCACCCTGCGCAAGGGCGCACTGGAGCAGGTGGACATCCTTGGTACGCGTCGCACCCTGCAGCGTTTCGACGAACAGCTGCAGGGCGGCGGCATGCACGGCCGCAATGTCTACTGGGCCGATCCGGCCACCGGCTTCATCTGGAAGAGCCGCCAGCACCTGGCGCCCGACCGCGTTGCGGAGCTGACCCAGCTCAAACCCTATCGCCCGGCCAAGGATTGA